The proteins below come from a single Chthoniobacterales bacterium genomic window:
- a CDS encoding transposase has product MPLWLHPSEENYFITICCRERGRNRLAKPGVAPALIETIKHRNERQLWYAHLVVIMPDHVHLLVSFGQIQMRIQCVVSKWKEWTAKSLGIRWQRDFFEHRLRKEESFREKADYILANPVRARLVERWEDWPYIFIAEPW; this is encoded by the coding sequence GTGCCGCTTTGGCTGCATCCGAGCGAAGAAAATTATTTCATTACGATTTGCTGCCGCGAACGCGGAAGAAATCGCCTGGCGAAACCGGGAGTCGCGCCGGCATTAATCGAAACCATTAAGCACCGGAATGAGCGGCAACTCTGGTATGCGCACCTGGTCGTGATCATGCCAGACCACGTGCATTTGCTGGTGTCCTTCGGCCAAATTCAGATGCGGATTCAATGCGTTGTCAGCAAGTGGAAGGAGTGGACCGCCAAATCGCTGGGCATCCGCTGGCAGCGCGACTTTTTCGAACATCGCTTGCGAAAGGAAGAGAGTTTCCGCGAAAAGGCGGACTACATCCTGGCGAATCCGGTCCGAGCCAGGTTAGTCGAGCGTTGGGAAGATTGGCCCTACATCTTCATTGCTGAGCCATGGTAG
- a CDS encoding tetratricopeptide repeat protein, with protein sequence MSVSSSQAREGGKWFEKESWLLGIVLLLTALAFANSLTGEFLYDDWYQIERNPQIKSWTFLPSVFSHHVWAFSATENMPVSGLYYRPIFNLALLIIYQLAGSSVIGWHLVSLLLHLGATALVYRLGRLWNFEKVAAALAALIFGLHPVHVEVVAWASALPDLMLGLFGLGCLVLYEKFRRAERHRGLWFLGSLLCALLAMGAKETGLILPLFVIVREVLDSGAEKETLGRIKTLGLRTGPFVLVAIGALSARYSVLGFFARNNAHSIWHLILTVPFVLLHYLRTLVAPYPLAFIYDYEFILSATDPRFWASALFLLALAIFVIRFWISHPQALKALALFVVFLLPALNLRALTPIESIVHDRYLYLPSAGFLIFAAFLLHRLANRLSERPATFLVNAGVVFALILTPITWLQNSTWQSDTVLTEHALRFSPRWPFLHLHLAEVYEEKGRVAEAEDELKKALALGPRWTAAYETLGNFYSKRGRASEAERLFLEATRRGTDVLSTRVNLAVNQIRLGKLAEAKTKLEQVVAEHPDNAAANFNLGLVHEKQEHLDLAEQHYRKAIAKDPTYVDPRVNLAAVLVRQMRFDDAYKQIDAVRSLAPQNTEIVFSLAGAYLQSQKCDLAVETLNQLTQANPNQPRAFVMLGLAYECLGQPENARSSFQRAVDVAPQDPIIAVARRHLEQLAAPK encoded by the coding sequence ATGTCCGTTTCGTCCTCCCAAGCGCGGGAAGGTGGAAAATGGTTCGAGAAGGAGAGCTGGCTCCTGGGAATTGTCCTTCTTCTCACGGCGCTGGCTTTTGCCAATTCGCTTACCGGTGAGTTTCTCTACGATGACTGGTATCAAATCGAGCGGAATCCCCAGATCAAATCCTGGACGTTTCTGCCCTCGGTCTTTTCCCATCACGTCTGGGCATTTTCCGCCACCGAGAACATGCCGGTCAGCGGCCTCTATTATCGGCCGATCTTTAACCTGGCGCTTCTGATTATCTATCAACTGGCCGGCTCAAGTGTAATCGGCTGGCATCTTGTCTCCTTGTTGCTCCATCTTGGCGCGACTGCCCTGGTCTATCGGTTGGGTCGGCTTTGGAATTTTGAAAAGGTCGCCGCCGCCCTGGCGGCCCTGATTTTTGGCCTCCACCCGGTCCATGTCGAAGTGGTCGCCTGGGCTTCGGCGTTGCCTGACCTGATGCTGGGGCTGTTCGGACTTGGTTGTCTCGTTCTCTATGAAAAGTTCCGTCGCGCCGAGCGGCACCGTGGTCTTTGGTTTTTAGGCAGCCTTCTTTGCGCGCTCCTCGCCATGGGAGCAAAGGAGACCGGCTTGATTCTGCCGCTTTTCGTGATCGTGCGCGAAGTGCTGGATTCGGGCGCGGAAAAGGAAACTTTGGGGCGAATCAAGACGCTCGGTCTCCGGACAGGACCATTCGTGCTCGTGGCCATCGGGGCCCTGTCGGCGCGGTATTCCGTCCTGGGATTCTTCGCCCGGAACAACGCCCACTCCATCTGGCACCTGATTCTCACCGTTCCCTTTGTCTTGCTTCACTACCTCCGGACACTGGTCGCGCCCTATCCGCTGGCGTTCATTTACGATTATGAATTTATTTTGTCGGCCACGGACCCGCGTTTCTGGGCCAGCGCCCTTTTTCTCCTGGCGCTGGCGATCTTCGTCATTCGCTTTTGGATTTCCCATCCTCAAGCCCTGAAGGCTTTGGCCTTGTTCGTGGTTTTTCTTTTACCCGCCCTGAATTTACGGGCGCTGACGCCGATCGAATCGATTGTCCACGATCGCTATCTCTATCTTCCTTCAGCCGGCTTTCTTATCTTCGCTGCTTTCCTGCTCCATCGATTGGCGAACCGTTTGAGCGAGCGCCCGGCAACCTTCCTGGTGAATGCCGGAGTGGTTTTCGCGCTAATCCTCACGCCGATAACATGGCTCCAAAACTCCACCTGGCAGAGCGACACGGTCTTGACCGAGCACGCTTTGCGCTTTTCTCCAAGATGGCCGTTCCTCCACCTCCATCTGGCGGAGGTCTATGAAGAAAAAGGCCGCGTCGCGGAGGCCGAAGACGAATTGAAGAAGGCGCTGGCCCTTGGGCCCAGATGGACGGCCGCGTACGAGACGCTCGGGAATTTTTATTCCAAACGAGGCCGGGCCTCGGAAGCGGAGCGCCTTTTCCTGGAGGCGACCCGCCGGGGCACCGATGTTCTGTCGACCCGGGTAAATCTCGCGGTGAATCAAATCCGCCTGGGCAAACTGGCGGAAGCCAAAACGAAACTCGAACAGGTGGTGGCCGAGCACCCGGATAATGCGGCCGCCAATTTCAACCTCGGATTGGTTCATGAAAAACAGGAGCACCTCGATTTGGCGGAACAACATTATCGGAAAGCGATCGCGAAAGATCCGACCTACGTGGATCCGCGCGTGAATCTGGCCGCCGTGCTCGTGCGTCAGATGCGGTTCGACGATGCCTATAAACAGATCGACGCCGTCCGCTCGCTTGCGCCCCAGAACACCGAGATCGTGTTCTCGCTCGCCGGCGCCTACCTCCAGTCGCAGAAGTGTGACCTTGCCGTGGAGACATTGAACCAACTCACCCAGGCGAACCCGAATCAGCCGCGCGCGTTTGTCATGCTGGGATTAGCCTACGAATGCCTTGGGCAGCCGGAGAACGCCCGGTCAAGTTTTCAGCGCGCTGTCGATGTTGCTCCGCAGGACCCGATCATCGCCGTGGCGCGACGGCATCTCGAGCAACTCGCCGCCCCGAAATAG
- a CDS encoding S46 family peptidase, whose product MANPILRRSFLALAIVSSAFSLSKADEGMWLFTNPPTKQLKDNYQFDPTPHWLEHLQKSSVRFNSGGSGSFVSSTGLAITNHHVGLDTLQKISSEKNNYVRDGFYAKTQKDEVKATDLELNVLMSIEDVTDRVKSAVQPNMSPEDANKARGNVIAQIEKESREKTGLRSDVVTLYQGGQFHLYRYKRYDDVRLVFAPEEQIAFYGGDPDNFEYPRFDLDVCIFRAYENDKPAKIEHYLKWNPKGPADGELTFVSGHPGRTDRQLSISDLAELRDVEVPYLLSAFYRRESLLHAWGGRSFENKRRAQEDVRGIENNRKRYEGYAAALLDPEIWRSIEDREKKLRDGMNGSAEWKGTLAAYDRIKQAQEATAKVLPVYYYFEQSRGRPSAGYRAPRAFNSTLFQYARRVLRHGDEMPKPNGERFPEFRDSYKESLELELFSSSPIYDDYEILKLTDSLTDVMTRFGANDPLVQKVLAGKSPVNRATELVSGTKLKDVAVRKQLYNGGASAVSAAKDPMIELARLIDGPAREVRKTFESQDEVKQQAYAEIAKARFALQGTSSYPDATFTLRLSYGPLKGYEENGKQIPALTTTAGLYERATQHNNEPPFDLPKRWLDRKSKLDMSTPFNFVSTADIIGGNSGSPVVNKANEFVGIIFDGNIQSLALDCIYTEKQARAVSVDSAAITEALRKVYDAGALADELGK is encoded by the coding sequence ATGGCTAATCCGATTCTTCGCCGCTCTTTCCTGGCCCTCGCGATCGTCTCCAGCGCTTTCTCCCTCTCCAAAGCTGATGAGGGAATGTGGCTTTTCACCAATCCGCCGACCAAACAACTGAAAGATAACTATCAGTTCGACCCGACGCCGCATTGGCTCGAGCATCTCCAGAAATCGAGTGTCCGTTTCAACTCCGGCGGCAGCGGTTCGTTTGTCTCGTCCACCGGTCTCGCGATCACGAACCACCACGTCGGCCTCGATACCCTTCAGAAGATCAGCAGCGAGAAGAACAACTACGTCCGGGACGGGTTCTACGCGAAGACGCAAAAGGACGAAGTGAAAGCCACGGACCTGGAGCTGAACGTCCTGATGTCGATCGAGGACGTCACCGATCGCGTGAAGAGCGCCGTTCAGCCAAACATGTCCCCGGAAGACGCGAACAAAGCCCGCGGCAACGTGATTGCCCAAATCGAAAAAGAATCGCGCGAGAAAACCGGATTGCGCTCGGATGTGGTGACGCTTTACCAGGGCGGCCAGTTCCACCTCTATCGTTACAAGCGTTATGACGACGTCCGCCTCGTCTTCGCGCCGGAAGAGCAGATCGCGTTTTACGGCGGCGATCCGGACAACTTCGAGTATCCGCGTTTCGATTTGGATGTCTGCATCTTCCGCGCTTACGAGAACGACAAGCCGGCCAAGATCGAACATTACCTGAAGTGGAATCCGAAAGGTCCCGCGGACGGCGAGCTCACCTTCGTGAGCGGTCATCCCGGGCGGACCGATCGCCAGCTCTCGATCAGCGACCTCGCGGAATTGCGCGACGTGGAAGTGCCCTACCTGCTCAGCGCCTTTTATCGCCGCGAATCCCTTCTCCATGCCTGGGGAGGACGCTCCTTCGAGAACAAGCGCCGGGCGCAGGAGGATGTCCGGGGTATCGAGAACAACCGCAAGCGCTACGAGGGATATGCCGCGGCCTTGCTCGATCCGGAAATCTGGCGCTCCATCGAGGACCGGGAAAAGAAGCTGCGCGACGGGATGAACGGCAGCGCAGAATGGAAAGGAACCCTGGCGGCGTACGATCGGATCAAGCAGGCCCAGGAAGCGACCGCCAAGGTGCTTCCGGTTTATTACTACTTCGAGCAATCCCGCGGGCGGCCCTCTGCCGGTTACCGGGCCCCGCGCGCGTTCAACAGCACGCTCTTTCAATATGCGCGCCGGGTTTTGCGCCACGGCGACGAGATGCCAAAACCGAATGGCGAACGCTTCCCGGAATTCCGTGACAGCTACAAGGAATCGCTCGAGCTGGAGCTCTTTTCTTCCTCTCCGATCTACGATGACTACGAAATCCTGAAGCTCACCGATTCGCTCACCGACGTGATGACGCGGTTCGGCGCCAACGATCCGCTGGTGCAGAAGGTTTTGGCCGGCAAGTCGCCGGTCAATCGCGCCACGGAACTGGTCAGCGGCACAAAGCTCAAGGATGTCGCGGTGCGGAAGCAACTCTACAACGGCGGCGCGTCCGCGGTTTCAGCCGCAAAGGATCCGATGATCGAGCTGGCGCGCCTGATCGACGGGCCGGCTCGCGAAGTTCGCAAAACCTTTGAGTCCCAGGATGAGGTGAAGCAGCAGGCCTATGCCGAGATCGCCAAGGCGCGGTTTGCGTTGCAAGGCACCAGCAGCTATCCCGACGCCACTTTCACCCTGCGTCTTTCCTACGGCCCTTTGAAGGGTTACGAGGAAAACGGCAAACAAATTCCCGCGCTGACCACTACGGCCGGCCTTTACGAGCGCGCGACGCAGCATAATAACGAGCCACCTTTCGATCTGCCGAAGCGGTGGCTCGATCGCAAGAGCAAGCTGGACATGAGCACGCCGTTCAACTTCGTCTCCACCGCGGACATTATCGGCGGAAACAGCGGCAGCCCGGTCGTCAACAAGGCGAACGAATTCGTCGGTATTATTTTCGACGGCAACATCCAGTCGCTCGCTCTCGATTGCATCTACACCGAAAAGCAGGCCCGCGCCGTGAGCGTGGATTCCGCTGCGATCACCGAAGCGCTCCGGAAAGTTTACGACGCCGGCGCGCTCGCGGATGAGCTGGGAAAATGA